The Raphanus sativus cultivar WK10039 chromosome 2, ASM80110v3, whole genome shotgun sequence DNA segment TTCGTCGTTTATAATTCTGTATacatttttgtaacaaaaattataGGGTAATTgtcaaaatttgtaaataaaaatacctcaaatataaaattctatttttctctaaaataaaataattctataATAGGATTGATTTTGCTTCAACCTTACtttattttggagtaaaaataaagtaatgaaaaataaatgtattattttgtaaatagaataaatttgtttttactatATTATAGAATGGAAAATGAATTAGAATTAAagcattttttatttcaaattctattttaaattaaaaacgaGTGAAGTTGTAAATTCTCTAAATATAATCATTAAATCTTAAATGTTATGATATTTTTGATTGAGtctatttttgaaaaatgatatctagtttattgtattttaatcaatttttcgATAACAATGCGAGTAAACAAAGATTTTGAGACATGAAACTTTTTTTATCACTGAATATTTCAttagaaaaactaaaaagaaaaaaatggatcAGAAAATAAATCcgtattttgaaaatatgaatcaaaatctagtcaaaCATTAACTCAGAACTATACTCCAtctttatcattttaatttgattttaagatcttttcacaaaaattaagaaaatataaatttttgtaatttatcttgttatataaaatagcttaaaataaaacgaattcaaccaataaaaaatatacaatattttgtaattggttacaAATTTTAAGTGACGTTAAATTTTATCTAGAAGAGTGAAAAcatcacttattttaaaacaaaatagaaatcttaaaaaaaaaaacttaaagtgATAGAGAGTAttgattaaaagtaaatattaaagcAGAAACATCAAAATCATCATAAGATTATATGAAATCATTTTTTCGAGATTTGATTAATTTATCGatcattttgtatatatatcataagAGTATTCTCATTGGGGGTTTAAGTGAGTCTCTTATAGTAAAAGCacacatatttttaaaattataaaattcatctaacatttttcttagtttactttttataatatataattaaatctattatattatcaaattatatgatATACTAATACTAAATTAATAGTAAACTTTTCCAAATCTCTCACTAGTGGAAGTGTTCTAAAGTCCAATAATCTAACAGAATTAGGAAAACAGTAATGAAATAACACAGAATGGAAAAGTAAACAGTTATTTATTGATTTTCGTTACATTGTTATTATTAGAACGGAAAAGGCCAAATGCTTTAGTTGTGGCGTAAGTGGTGTGTATGTTTTAGTATTTAGGTGCTTGGGATTGGACATGAACAGCTGGTCATGGGCAGGCGAAACCTCGGGGAATGTTGCGGCCACAAGTCCTACAGAGGATGGTGATATCGGGAGAAAGAGTGTGGGGTCGTGCATTCACCAAATTGCATATGCAAGCAGCTGCCTCGGCATCAGAAAGATCACGGATGAGCGAACAACATGGCTGCGCATTTTCAAAGTCTAGGAAATTTCCGGAACGTCTTAGGACATTGGAACATGCCCTTATTTGGCCAGCATTCCTCGGACATGTGCTAGGCGGGGGAGGTGGTGGTTGGACATTTGGTGGAGGGGGTGGTGGGGTAGTCTGCGGTGGAGGCATTGGTGGTTGGGGGTTagaaggaggtggtggtgggACATtaggtggaggtggtggtggagttTGGGAAGGGGGCACTGTTGGTTGGGAGTTTGGAGGAGGTGGTGGGGGAGTCTTTGGTGGAGGCGGTGGTGGTGTAGttggaggaggtggtggtggagtcTCTGGTGGGGGAGTCTTTGGTGGAGGCGTTGGTGGTGTAGttggaggaggtggtggtggagtcTCTGGTGGGGGAGTCTTTGGTGGAGGCGGTGGTGGTGTAGTTGGAGGAGGTGGTGGGGGAGTCTTTGGTGGAGGCGGTGGTGGTGTAGttggaggaggtggtggtggagtcTTTAATGGAGGCTGTGATGGTTGGGAGTATGGAGTAGGCGGTGGTGTGtttggaggtggtggtggttgtgatGTTGGTGGCTGAGGTGGTGGCTGAGGACACGGTGGAGGCGGTGGGAGTCGTGGACAGGGTGGAGGAGGCGTTGGTTCTGGACATGGTGGAGGCGGAATAATCGCTGGTACTGGACACGGTGGAGGCGGAATTTCTGGACATGGAGGAGGCGGCAGTGGTAGTGGACACGGTGGACACACCCGTGGCGGTGGATGATGGCAGTGACGGGGCAAGCTGTGGGCTTCGGTTTTGCTGGCGAAGATGATACTGATCACTGCAAGGAAGAGAGCTAACGTTTTTACTGAACCATGTGGGGCCATTTTGTCAAATTGTACTGGAATTGGTGAACTTAGATGTAGGAGGCTGTGAGTATTTATACATGAAACTGGAGCTTCATTCTGCCACTTGTTCCATTGCCAAACCTACTTATTGCTCAGAGGTGGTTTCATTGCTCAAATGCCTAAGCTAGTAGGAAATTTTCCGGTTATGGATGCTTCTATTAGCTTATCGATGGAGTATAATAAATAGGTTAGGCATCCAAATCGGTCGTAGTCGTTAGATGAAGGCTATTTACATGGAGATGAATTACGTCTTATCCATTTAAGGGTATAATATTCTGGAGATGGGACTGAAGCACTATGCATGCATTAGCAATATATTTATAGCGGCGATCAATTCTATTGCAAAGTGGTGATTGGTTATATATTCGTGGGAGGTTTTATTTTAGCTGGACTAGATTGGTGAGCATGTTCCATGAATTCCATCTTACAAACCTTTTTTAGGTTAGAGATGGGAACATagtaaaaaaacaagaacaagagtCCTAACAAAAACAGTTTACCAACGTTCATCACCAGCAACCCGCTTAGTTCTAAAAACATCAATTAAACTATTAAACCTTGCTTAACTAGAACAGTTCAGTTAATTAGCACAGTTCAGAAAATGTCAAATCTAGAAGCACGTTATAAGTGAAATTCAGTTATCTTATGCGATTTAAGATTCTAGAAAGTTAGATGTAAGtgcaattaaaaaatatataaagagtAAGCGCTTAAATAGTGAAGCGTAGTTATTTAATATGACGTCTTGTTATTATGAGATGTCAACTTTACTATAGTGTTTTGGGGCTAACCAAATATACTTACTATCATTAATCTCTTCCCTAAAGCACTTTTTCTTGCCGAGGCTTAGATATCGACGTATCTTGTGTGTGTATATGTCTTTGGGAAGCTGCAACCCGAGCTACATGTTGAGGGGCCAAGAAGTTAACAAGTATTAGGTGATTCATCATTAATCAAACATTTAATATTAGACGTTAGCGAGTTCTTTAAAACATTCTAACAAAAAAGACTAATCAACACATTAAATGGTAGTCAACGAAGCATGCAAGTAAAGATTCACCGAAACTGAACAAATTATGATAAGAAACAAATCTCTTTTCCTAATTTTCGTTACCCTCTTTACTTCAATGTTCTCATCACCATAATCTGTAATCCAAACAAGATGTGACCCAGACATAATCGAATCTCCCAAATATATCTGTATGATTTAATATATCAAATCAGGATCCGACAAAAAAACAGAATTGGGATATGATCGGAGGtttgatatatatgtatataaataggatcatggattttttttttttggatttcatGGATCTTGGTTTGATATGGAAATTCAAGATTCATGGTGTTGACAGGAATGAAATAAGATGCAGAAACAGTCTAGCTTTACTCTTTAATTTTCTCATTTGTTAGCTCTCTTTTTGGGAGGGGcattattcaaaacaaaatgtCACATgattatataagaatataaatgaTATAGACTAATATGTTCATAGTCAATTGGTTTTCAGTTGACATATATCTAATTTGATATGAGTATCAGAGCATGATTCATGCATT contains these protein-coding regions:
- the LOC130508690 gene encoding leucine-rich repeat extensin-like protein 3, which encodes MAPHGSVKTLALFLAVISIIFASKTEAHSLPRHCHHPPPRVCPPCPLPLPPPPCPEIPPPPCPVPAIIPPPPCPEPTPPPPCPRLPPPPPCPQPPPQPPTSQPPPPPNTPPPTPYSQPSQPPLKTPPPPPPTTPPPPPPKTPPPPPPTTPPPPPPKTPPPETPPPPPPTTPPTPPPKTPPPETPPPPPPTTPPPPPPKTPPPPPPNSQPTVPPSQTPPPPPPNVPPPPPSNPQPPMPPPQTTPPPPPPNVQPPPPPPSTCPRNAGQIRACSNVLRRSGNFLDFENAQPCCSLIRDLSDAEAAACICNLVNARPHTLSPDITILCRTCGRNIPRGFACP